The genomic stretch CAGTCGCTCGGGCAACCACGGCAGTTGGAAGAAGAAGGAGTACCAGGAGCGCAGCATCTGCGCGGGTTTGACCATCTCGCGCACGAGCAGCGCCGGATGCGGGGCGTTGACCACGGCCAGCCGGTCCACCACCTCCGGGTGATGGGCGGCCACGTGGAAGGCGATGATGCCGCCCCAGTCGTGCCCCACCAGGTGCACCGGCCGGTCCGGACTCAGGTGCCGCGCCAGGTGGACGACATCCGTCGCCAGGGTGTCCAGGTCGTAGCCCGTCTCGGGCCGCTCCGTGTCGCCATAGCCCCGCATGTCCGGCGCGACGACGCGAAAGCCCGCCGCCGCCAGCGGACCCATCACCTCGCGCCAGCTCTCGGACAATTCGGGGAACCCATGGAGCAGGAGCACGAGGGGCCCCTGGGCGGGCCCCGCCTCCAGGGCCTGCATGCGGAGACCGGGCAGCGAGACGGGACGGGAGAAGATGGCGTTCATGGCCGTACAGTTAAGAATCTCCTCCCGCGCCAGGAAGCGCCCCGCACGGTCGTCCGCTCCCCC from Cystobacter ferrugineus encodes the following:
- a CDS encoding alpha/beta fold hydrolase, which translates into the protein MNAIFSRPVSLPGLRMQALEAGPAQGPLVLLLHGFPELSESWREVMGPLAAAGFRVVAPDMRGYGDTERPETGYDLDTLATDVVHLARHLSPDRPVHLVGHDWGGIIAFHVAAHHPEVVDRLAVVNAPHPALLVREMVKPAQMLRSWYSFFFQLPWLPERLLSAGGGVLVSWMLRRQMVDASRVPLGKLAEYEAHFARPEAARPPITYYRELFRFLFTPGGRRRLLATPRARAPLMLIWGERDPALRKTFTRGLEPYFEQRPIVRLLPEEGHALPLEAPDKVASLLLEHFRAARATSGVEAVDVRAREQSHVLHHPM